A stretch of Natronococcus sp. CG52 DNA encodes these proteins:
- a CDS encoding NrpR regulatory domain-containing protein has translation MAPDLDRRTYDLLRLVDRHGPIGSIQLFELLQLHGYDIKDRTIRLLLSELDDLGLTEKVPGRGRRLTAKGQSELEKGDVNSRLEQLRARIATLTSHVSYDPIDDSGVLVASGAFLSEANVDAALELVDRLEELPLGPIPVSLEESADSEPGEFRLVTSSSITLDGVLLAHGVNASISNSGVLEYEPTEPDSEETFAAGCGGQIRRYVDVINGEGSSIDVISLLIEAGRTDIAAVIESEGCGLLVGDSREFPINRYEEARDLSVATQRSLGGVIDFRRPREQEHLPSGTSAWAFGSITYVGAGELLLTALSEYGLAESWETLYGTIERVELEPVRAVLSEPPLDD, from the coding sequence ATGGCCCCGGATCTGGACAGACGAACGTACGATCTCCTCCGTCTCGTCGATCGGCACGGACCGATCGGCAGCATCCAACTCTTCGAACTGCTGCAGTTACACGGATACGACATCAAGGACCGAACGATCAGGCTGCTGCTCTCGGAACTCGACGATCTCGGATTGACCGAGAAGGTTCCCGGTCGGGGTCGCCGGCTGACGGCGAAAGGGCAGTCGGAGCTGGAGAAGGGCGACGTCAACAGTCGCCTCGAACAGCTTCGGGCCCGAATCGCCACGCTCACCAGTCACGTCAGTTACGACCCGATCGACGACAGCGGCGTCCTCGTCGCGTCGGGCGCCTTCCTCTCCGAGGCGAACGTCGACGCGGCGCTCGAGCTCGTCGACCGACTCGAGGAGCTCCCGCTCGGTCCGATCCCGGTATCGCTCGAGGAGAGCGCCGATAGCGAACCGGGGGAGTTCCGCCTGGTCACCTCCTCGAGTATCACCCTCGACGGCGTGTTGCTCGCCCACGGCGTCAACGCCAGTATCTCGAACTCCGGCGTGCTCGAGTACGAGCCGACCGAACCCGACTCCGAGGAGACCTTCGCGGCGGGATGCGGCGGCCAAATCCGACGCTACGTCGACGTAATAAACGGCGAAGGGTCGTCGATCGACGTCATCTCCCTTCTCATCGAAGCCGGTCGAACCGATATCGCGGCCGTCATCGAATCGGAAGGGTGTGGCCTCCTCGTCGGGGATAGCCGCGAGTTTCCGATCAACCGGTACGAGGAGGCGCGCGACCTTTCGGTGGCGACCCAGCGATCGCTCGGCGGCGTGATCGACTTCCGGCGACCGCGCGAACAGGAACACCTTCCCAGCGGCACCTCGGCCTGGGCCTTCGGCTCGATCACGTACGTCGGCGCCGGCGAACTCCTGCTGACCGCGCTCAGCGAGTACGGACTGGCGGAGTCGTGGGAAACGCTGTACGGAACGATCGAACGAGTCGAGCTCGAGCCGGTTCGAGCCGTCCTGAGCGAGCCTCCACTCGACGACTAA
- a CDS encoding nitrilase family protein: MIGAAEATVVAVQTVPEFGAVERNRTRTVEAVREHALADLVVLPELATTGYVFESSAELETMAEPSDGATAREWAAVAAETETWIVGGFVEVEDGSFYNSALVVSPDGLEGCYRKLHLWNEEKRWFEPGGAVPTFETPFGRIGVQICNDLWFPELTTAQARSGVDLVAVPTNWVPGSSEGARPAGWTMGVHQAVAHANANRVFVACADRAGTERGVSFEGQSVVVDPNGIPLAGPAPTTGSHAITADCDLERARTKSLTAYDDALADRRPDVYDLD, encoded by the coding sequence GTGATCGGCGCAGCGGAGGCGACTGTCGTCGCCGTTCAGACGGTGCCCGAGTTCGGGGCCGTCGAGCGGAACCGAACGCGGACGGTCGAGGCCGTCCGCGAGCACGCGCTCGCCGACCTCGTCGTCCTGCCGGAACTGGCGACGACGGGATACGTTTTCGAGTCGAGCGCCGAACTGGAAACGATGGCCGAGCCGAGCGACGGCGCGACGGCCCGGGAGTGGGCGGCGGTCGCGGCGGAGACGGAGACGTGGATCGTCGGCGGATTCGTCGAGGTCGAGGACGGCTCGTTCTACAACAGTGCGCTCGTCGTCTCGCCGGACGGTCTCGAGGGCTGCTACCGAAAGCTCCACCTGTGGAACGAGGAGAAACGGTGGTTCGAGCCCGGCGGAGCGGTACCGACGTTCGAGACGCCGTTCGGTCGGATCGGCGTCCAGATCTGTAACGACCTGTGGTTTCCCGAGTTGACGACCGCGCAGGCCCGCTCGGGGGTGGATCTCGTCGCCGTTCCGACGAACTGGGTCCCGGGATCGAGCGAGGGAGCCCGTCCCGCCGGCTGGACGATGGGCGTTCACCAGGCGGTCGCACACGCGAACGCGAACCGGGTCTTCGTCGCGTGTGCGGATCGTGCCGGAACCGAACGCGGCGTTTCCTTCGAAGGACAGAGCGTCGTCGTCGATCCGAACGGGATACCGCTCGCAGGACCGGCCCCGACGACGGGCTCGCACGCGATCACGGCCGACTGCGATCTCGAGCGTGCACGAACGAAGTCGCTGACTGCCTACGACGACGCGCTCGCCGACCGTCGGCCGGACGTCTACGACCTCGATTAG
- a CDS encoding ABC transporter permease subunit → MGTKSSSAKAGESGRAGLKAGAKWYALAYPLFWLVAVFLVPLGMLVVFSFYANIPGGSYRPGFTFDNYARFIEMSFSLGWPPLETNLYLRQLWLTIEISLVTAIASLLLGYPIAYYLARMDRPWLRSLLLLTIISSLWVTYVIRAYAWQVILASGGVLSSTGVALGLLSEPRSFYPGYWGLIVGMVYVFLPFMILTLYSSIRNIDGELLEASKNLGAGPTKTFRRVTLPLSRNGIVSGTALVFILALGAYVMPRLLGSSAERTLPVLIEAQIMGEQNYPFGAAMSIGLIAVVLAFLWVMVKVTNMTAASLGGNDVAEPDSGRPDSSTYARSSGVGARVRSGLGSIADAVGLARVVGGIGARLDAVVSTVDARTRERVLWTTSRLYVAAVMTFIAAPLAIIIAVSVTPEQFLTFPPGGFSVQWYVEFFTSPSWLIALINSLGIAAAAALLSTTIGGTLAFALDRYGYRWNTVFGTFGVLPILVPPVIVGVAFLVFFLELGFAGTRSSIVIAHGIFYAPFPFILISQGLDELDRTYEEAAMNLGAGPIRTIRTITYPLLRANVVSGALFAFILSLNEYIIAWLLSLFLVDTIPIQIFNSLRYGYSPTIAAASVVFIGLTVVVMVAIDRMSGGIWE, encoded by the coding sequence ATGGGAACGAAATCGTCGTCTGCGAAGGCCGGCGAATCGGGCCGTGCGGGGCTGAAAGCCGGGGCCAAGTGGTACGCGCTGGCGTATCCGCTGTTCTGGCTCGTCGCCGTCTTCCTCGTGCCGCTCGGCATGCTGGTCGTGTTCAGTTTCTACGCGAACATCCCCGGCGGCTCGTACCGTCCCGGGTTCACCTTCGACAACTACGCGCGGTTCATCGAAATGAGTTTCTCGCTCGGGTGGCCGCCGCTCGAGACGAATCTCTATCTCAGGCAGCTGTGGCTGACGATCGAGATTTCGCTCGTCACCGCGATCGCCTCGCTGCTGCTCGGCTACCCGATCGCGTACTACCTTGCCCGGATGGATCGCCCGTGGCTCCGGAGCCTGCTGTTGCTCACGATCATCTCGTCGCTGTGGGTGACGTACGTGATCAGAGCGTACGCCTGGCAGGTGATTCTGGCGTCCGGCGGCGTTCTGAGCTCGACCGGTGTCGCCCTCGGTCTCCTCTCGGAGCCGCGCTCGTTCTATCCGGGATACTGGGGGCTCATCGTCGGGATGGTGTACGTGTTCCTCCCGTTCATGATACTGACGCTGTACAGCAGCATCCGGAATATCGACGGCGAGCTACTCGAGGCGTCGAAGAACCTCGGAGCGGGGCCGACGAAGACGTTCCGCCGAGTGACGCTCCCGCTGTCGCGAAACGGAATCGTCAGCGGAACGGCGCTGGTGTTCATCCTCGCGCTGGGAGCGTACGTCATGCCCCGACTGCTCGGTAGCTCCGCGGAGCGGACGCTGCCGGTGTTGATCGAGGCCCAGATCATGGGCGAGCAGAACTACCCGTTCGGCGCGGCGATGAGCATCGGGCTGATCGCCGTCGTTCTCGCCTTCCTCTGGGTGATGGTCAAGGTCACGAACATGACCGCCGCGAGTCTCGGCGGGAACGACGTTGCGGAACCCGACAGCGGTCGACCTGACTCGAGCACCTACGCTCGGTCGTCGGGCGTCGGCGCTCGAGTGCGAAGCGGCCTCGGTTCGATCGCCGACGCCGTGGGACTCGCGCGCGTGGTCGGCGGCATCGGGGCGCGCCTCGACGCCGTCGTTTCGACGGTCGACGCCCGGACCCGCGAGCGCGTGCTGTGGACGACGAGTCGGCTGTACGTCGCGGCCGTGATGACCTTCATCGCCGCGCCGCTCGCGATCATCATCGCGGTATCGGTTACGCCCGAACAGTTCCTCACGTTCCCGCCGGGCGGGTTCTCGGTGCAGTGGTACGTCGAGTTCTTCACCAGTCCGTCGTGGCTCATCGCCCTGATCAACAGCTTGGGTATCGCCGCCGCCGCTGCGCTCCTCAGCACGACGATCGGCGGGACGCTGGCGTTCGCACTGGATCGATACGGATACCGGTGGAACACCGTCTTCGGGACCTTCGGCGTGCTCCCGATCCTGGTGCCGCCGGTGATCGTCGGCGTGGCGTTTCTCGTCTTCTTCCTCGAACTCGGATTCGCGGGAACCCGATCGAGTATCGTCATCGCTCACGGGATCTTCTACGCCCCGTTCCCGTTCATTCTGATCTCGCAGGGACTCGACGAACTCGACCGCACGTACGAGGAAGCCGCGATGAATCTCGGAGCGGGACCGATCCGGACGATCCGGACGATCACCTACCCGCTGTTGCGGGCGAACGTGGTCTCGGGCGCGCTGTTCGCGTTCATCCTCTCGCTGAACGAGTACATCATCGCCTGGCTGCTGTCGCTGTTCCTCGTCGACACCATCCCGATACAGATCTTCAACTCGCTCCGGTACGGCTACTCGCCGACCATCGCAGCCGCGAGCGTCGTCTTCATCGGTCTCACGGTCGTCGTCATGGTCGCGATCGATCGGATGTCCGGGGGGATCTGGGAGTGA
- a CDS encoding ABC transporter ATP-binding protein, with product MSGISLSGVTKEYPGGVLAVKGVDIDIESGEFVTLVGPSGCGKTTTLRTIAGFERPTEGTVSIAGADVTDAPPYERNTGMVFQDFALFPHMTVYENVAYGMEVSGDYTDEEIDARIDEMLELVELPGVADRTPDQLSGGQQQRIALARALAPRPDALLLDEPLASLDKKLREQMQVELRRIQQEVGITTVFVTHNQEEALTMSDRLAVMNDGRFEQVGPPEEVYNDPETRFVADFLGTANLFDGSVTSVDEGYATVDCEGTTIRARSRNGIEPGESVSVVVRPERFEIDDATANGAGRTATENAFEGTITFKRHLGSSIEYQIETQDGRELVVVRRSGTDERSAGDRVSIHTEADNCRIVEA from the coding sequence ATGAGTGGAATTTCACTTTCGGGCGTCACGAAGGAGTATCCGGGCGGCGTCCTCGCGGTCAAAGGCGTCGACATCGACATCGAAAGCGGCGAGTTCGTCACCCTCGTCGGTCCGTCGGGTTGCGGGAAGACGACCACCCTGCGGACGATTGCCGGTTTCGAACGACCGACGGAGGGGACGGTTTCGATCGCCGGCGCGGACGTGACCGACGCGCCGCCGTACGAGCGAAACACCGGGATGGTGTTCCAGGATTTCGCGCTCTTCCCTCACATGACCGTCTACGAGAACGTTGCGTACGGGATGGAGGTGTCGGGCGACTACACGGACGAGGAGATCGACGCCAGGATCGACGAAATGCTCGAACTGGTCGAACTACCGGGCGTCGCCGACCGAACGCCCGACCAGCTCTCCGGCGGCCAACAGCAGCGGATCGCGCTCGCTCGCGCACTCGCACCCCGACCGGACGCGCTGTTGCTCGACGAACCGCTCGCGAGCCTCGACAAGAAGCTCCGCGAACAGATGCAAGTCGAACTGCGCCGAATTCAACAGGAAGTCGGGATCACCACCGTCTTCGTCACGCACAATCAGGAGGAAGCGCTAACCATGTCCGACCGACTCGCCGTGATGAACGACGGACGATTCGAACAGGTCGGCCCGCCGGAAGAGGTGTACAACGACCCCGAGACGCGATTCGTCGCCGACTTCCTCGGAACGGCGAACCTCTTCGACGGATCGGTGACGAGCGTCGACGAGGGGTACGCGACCGTCGACTGCGAGGGGACGACGATCCGAGCCCGGAGTCGAAACGGCATCGAACCCGGCGAGTCAGTGTCGGTCGTCGTCCGCCCGGAGCGGTTCGAAATCGACGACGCGACTGCAAACGGCGCGGGTCGGACCGCGACCGAAAACGCCTTCGAGGGGACGATCACGTTCAAACGACATCTCGGCAGCAGCATCGAGTATCAGATCGAAACCCAGGACGGCCGCGAACTCGTCGTCGTTCGACGGAGCGGTACGGACGAACGGTCGGCCGGCGATCGGGTGTCGATCCACACCGAGGCCGACAACTGTCGGATCGTGGAGGCGTAA
- a CDS encoding ABC transporter substrate-binding protein — MPGLETHGRREFLRTTAATGSAVALGGIAGCTGFLEEETLTVAVYGGLFRRVMDEELFGPFNEEVDFEAESQEQPTAEEALAQYESAVGAGEAPVDVAIMSTVGVLRGLNSDLWHIWEDDSEFENLQYISDDLIEERDGGIASVGALSWYINLVQNTEVFEEPIDSWEALWDDEYEDQMGLLGLASNSFLLDITAELYFDGQATLEDRDGVEEVFEELEGVTDQANFWYENEPEFQQRLRDAEVPAGMLYSDITKVMQEDGAPVQSNFVEEGSVLDSGSWVTLETTDLAEEARQFIDYASQPEVQDTLSENLFTAPVIDREHSELDDETYEEVAGPGPEEAIVPYYDLYLEEEEWVNERWEEFIIG; from the coding sequence ATGCCGGGACTAGAAACACACGGGCGGCGGGAATTCCTTCGAACGACGGCAGCGACGGGGAGCGCTGTGGCCCTCGGGGGGATCGCGGGGTGTACAGGATTTCTGGAGGAAGAGACACTGACCGTCGCGGTGTACGGAGGCCTTTTTCGGAGGGTGATGGACGAGGAACTCTTCGGACCGTTCAACGAGGAGGTCGACTTCGAGGCCGAGTCCCAGGAACAACCGACGGCCGAGGAAGCGCTGGCCCAGTACGAGAGCGCCGTCGGTGCCGGCGAAGCCCCAGTCGACGTCGCGATTATGTCGACGGTCGGGGTCCTTCGCGGACTGAACTCCGACCTGTGGCACATCTGGGAGGACGACAGCGAGTTCGAGAACCTCCAGTACATAAGCGACGACCTTATCGAGGAGCGAGACGGCGGTATCGCCAGCGTCGGCGCGCTCTCGTGGTACATCAACCTCGTCCAGAACACCGAGGTATTCGAGGAGCCGATCGACAGCTGGGAGGCGCTCTGGGACGACGAGTACGAGGACCAGATGGGGTTGCTCGGTCTCGCGTCGAACTCCTTCCTGCTCGATATTACCGCCGAACTGTACTTCGACGGTCAGGCAACCCTCGAAGATCGAGACGGCGTCGAAGAGGTGTTCGAGGAACTCGAGGGCGTCACCGACCAGGCGAACTTCTGGTACGAGAACGAACCGGAATTCCAGCAGCGACTCAGAGACGCCGAAGTGCCCGCGGGGATGCTCTACAGTGACATCACGAAGGTTATGCAGGAGGACGGTGCGCCGGTCCAGTCGAACTTCGTCGAAGAGGGATCGGTGCTCGACTCCGGATCGTGGGTTACCCTCGAGACGACCGACCTGGCGGAGGAGGCCAGACAGTTCATCGACTACGCGAGTCAGCCCGAGGTGCAGGACACGCTGTCCGAGAACCTGTTCACCGCACCGGTGATCGACCGGGAGCACTCGGAACTCGACGACGAGACGTACGAGGAGGTCGCCGGTCCGGGGCCGGAGGAGGCGATCGTTCCCTACTACGATCTCTACCTCGAGGAAGAAGAGTGGGTCAACGAGCGGTGGGAAGAGTTCATTATCGGCTGA
- a CDS encoding inorganic phosphate transporter, translating into MVEIVTIATFLVAAVASLFMAWAIGAGSSGSTPFAPAVGANAVSVMRAGFFVGILGFAGAVLQGANVSEAVGTELIGGGVTLSPLAATIALVIAAGLVAIGVFAGYPIATAFTVTGAVIGVGLAMGGDPAWPKYVEIATLWILTPFVGGGLAYGIARTLRAEPIGEEYLIVALAALVGLIVANIEFAVLGSSGAGGASIAQASSRGIPGSELAGVIAVSSLIAAAWALVVGFDLRNGIERGERHFLLLLGGLVAFSAGGSQVGLAIGPLIPLSGDVGLPLIALLVGGGFGLLIGSWTGAPRMIKAIAQDYSSLGPRRSIAALIPSFIIAQTAVLFGIPVSFNEIIVSSIIGSGYAAAGAGGGVSARKMGYTVFAWVLSLAGSIVISFVGFVAIDAVLF; encoded by the coding sequence ATGGTCGAGATCGTGACGATCGCGACGTTTCTGGTCGCCGCAGTCGCCAGTCTCTTTATGGCCTGGGCGATCGGTGCCGGCTCGAGCGGCTCGACGCCGTTCGCACCGGCGGTCGGGGCCAACGCGGTCTCGGTGATGCGAGCCGGCTTCTTCGTCGGCATCCTCGGCTTCGCCGGCGCGGTGTTACAGGGAGCGAACGTCTCCGAAGCGGTCGGTACGGAACTGATCGGCGGCGGTGTAACGCTGTCGCCGTTGGCGGCGACGATCGCGCTGGTAATCGCGGCCGGACTCGTCGCGATCGGCGTCTTCGCCGGCTATCCGATAGCGACGGCGTTTACCGTCACCGGCGCCGTCATCGGCGTCGGCCTCGCCATGGGCGGCGATCCGGCCTGGCCCAAGTACGTCGAGATCGCCACGCTGTGGATCCTGACGCCGTTCGTCGGCGGCGGTCTCGCCTACGGAATCGCCCGAACGCTGCGGGCCGAACCGATCGGCGAGGAGTACCTGATCGTCGCGCTGGCGGCGCTCGTCGGTCTGATCGTCGCCAACATCGAATTCGCCGTACTCGGCTCGTCCGGCGCTGGCGGTGCCTCGATCGCACAGGCCTCGAGTCGCGGGATCCCCGGTTCGGAGCTGGCCGGGGTCATCGCCGTGTCGTCGCTCATCGCGGCCGCCTGGGCGCTCGTCGTCGGATTCGATCTTCGGAACGGAATCGAACGCGGCGAACGGCACTTCCTGCTCCTGCTCGGCGGTCTCGTCGCCTTCTCCGCCGGCGGGAGTCAAGTCGGGCTGGCGATCGGGCCGCTGATTCCGCTGTCGGGCGACGTCGGGTTGCCGCTGATCGCGCTGCTCGTCGGCGGCGGATTCGGACTCCTGATCGGCTCCTGGACCGGGGCTCCGCGGATGATCAAGGCGATCGCGCAGGACTACTCCTCGCTCGGCCCGCGCCGGTCGATCGCCGCTCTCATCCCGTCGTTCATCATCGCCCAGACGGCGGTGCTGTTCGGCATTCCCGTCTCGTTCAACGAGATCATCGTCAGTTCGATCATCGGCAGCGGGTACGCCGCGGCCGGCGCCGGCGGCGGCGTTAGCGCGCGCAAGATGGGGTACACCGTGTTCGCGTGGGTGCTCTCGCTCGCCGGTTCGATCGTCATCTCGTTCGTCGGCTTCGTCGCCATCGACGCCGTTCTCTTCTAA
- a CDS encoding hemolysin family protein: protein MALSPLLEVVLAAYEVPFLGLELDESTVSILGVLAVAVLIALSGFFSSSEIAMFNLPKHRLETMVENGIEGAELVKSLKDDPHRLLVTILVGNNIVNIAMSSIATAVLSLHFGGLLGVILATFGITAIVLLFGESVPKSYAVENTEAWAIRISKPLKGTEYLLYPLIVLFDYLTRQVNRLTGSTGAIESPYVTRDEIQEMIESGEREGVLEEEEHEMLTRIFRFNKTIVKEVMTPRLDMTAVPKDAGIDEAIETCIQSGHARVPVYEGSLDNVQGVVHIRDLVRDLNYGEAETEDLELADLIQPTLHVPESKNVDELLTEMRENRMHMALVIDEFGTTEGLVTMEDMVEEIIGEILEGGEEQPIEEIDENTVLVRGEVNIEDVNEALDIELPEGEEFETIAGFIFNRAGRLVEEGEEITYDGVRITVEDVENTRIMMARLRKLEQPDEEETVDELEETDA from the coding sequence ATGGCGCTGTCTCCGCTGCTCGAGGTCGTGCTCGCCGCCTACGAGGTCCCGTTTCTGGGACTCGAGCTCGACGAGTCGACCGTATCAATTCTGGGCGTTCTCGCTGTCGCCGTACTCATCGCACTCTCGGGATTCTTTTCCTCCTCCGAGATCGCGATGTTCAACCTTCCGAAACACCGCCTCGAGACGATGGTCGAGAACGGTATCGAGGGCGCCGAGTTAGTAAAATCCCTCAAGGACGATCCGCACCGACTGCTCGTGACGATTCTGGTCGGCAACAATATCGTCAACATCGCGATGTCATCGATCGCGACGGCCGTGCTCTCGCTTCACTTCGGCGGCCTGCTCGGCGTCATCCTCGCGACGTTCGGGATCACCGCGATCGTCCTCCTGTTCGGCGAGAGCGTACCGAAGTCCTACGCGGTCGAGAACACGGAGGCGTGGGCGATCCGGATCTCGAAACCGCTGAAGGGAACCGAGTACCTGCTGTACCCGCTGATCGTCCTCTTCGATTACCTCACGCGACAGGTGAACAGGCTCACCGGCTCGACGGGCGCGATCGAGTCGCCCTACGTCACCCGCGACGAGATCCAGGAGATGATCGAGTCCGGCGAGCGCGAGGGGGTCTTAGAGGAGGAAGAACACGAGATGCTAACCCGGATCTTCCGGTTCAATAAGACGATCGTCAAGGAGGTGATGACGCCGCGACTGGACATGACGGCGGTGCCGAAAGACGCCGGCATCGACGAGGCGATCGAGACCTGTATCCAGAGCGGACACGCCAGAGTGCCGGTCTACGAGGGGAGCCTCGACAACGTGCAGGGAGTCGTCCACATCCGTGACCTCGTCCGGGACCTCAACTACGGCGAGGCCGAGACGGAAGACCTGGAACTCGCGGATCTGATCCAGCCGACGCTGCACGTACCGGAGTCGAAAAACGTCGACGAACTGCTCACCGAGATGCGCGAAAACCGGATGCACATGGCGCTCGTCATCGACGAGTTCGGCACCACCGAGGGGCTGGTGACGATGGAGGACATGGTCGAGGAGATCATCGGTGAGATCCTCGAGGGAGGCGAGGAACAGCCGATCGAGGAGATCGACGAGAACACCGTCCTCGTCCGCGGCGAGGTCAACATCGAGGACGTCAACGAGGCCCTCGATATCGAACTCCCGGAGGGCGAGGAGTTCGAGACTATCGCCGGCTTCATCTTCAACCGAGCCGGCCGCCTCGTCGAGGAGGGAGAGGAGATCACGTACGACGGCGTCCGCATCACGGTCGAGGACGTCGAGAACACCCGGATCATGATGGCACGGCTGCGGAAACTCGAGCAACCCGACGAGGAGGAAACGGTAGACGAACTCGAGGAGACCGACGCCTGA
- a CDS encoding glutathione S-transferase N-terminal domain-containing protein, protein MSEATTHDGEPAITFYRLQACPYCERVARVLEEQNLDYRSRFVEPLHSRRDVVKRVAGVRTVPAIVDERTGVTMAESANIVDYLEATYGDGSTAASTGATAGGDD, encoded by the coding sequence ATGTCCGAGGCCACCACCCACGACGGTGAGCCGGCGATCACGTTCTACCGGCTCCAGGCGTGTCCGTACTGCGAGCGCGTCGCCCGCGTCCTCGAGGAACAGAACCTCGACTATCGCTCGCGGTTCGTCGAACCGCTGCACTCCCGGCGCGACGTCGTCAAGCGCGTCGCCGGCGTCCGGACCGTCCCGGCTATCGTCGACGAGCGGACCGGCGTGACGATGGCCGAGAGCGCGAACATCGTCGACTACCTCGAGGCGACCTACGGCGACGGTTCGACGGCCGCCTCAACCGGCGCAACCGCCGGAGGTGACGACTGA
- a CDS encoding redoxin domain-containing protein — protein sequence MPEFDVVELEPTAHVQPGEGAPDFTRPLVSDEYWEDRTFADLVDGRTILVFTPMIGSFVAKYVWDELVERGWDDREERIVGVTASTPYGVSRFLDENDFSFEIFADPANDVADAYGLAHDLDGMAGISEPRPAFVAVDADRTVDAVWVASEWPEFPDYDELEEQLGLA from the coding sequence ATGCCCGAGTTCGACGTCGTCGAACTCGAGCCGACGGCCCACGTCCAGCCGGGCGAGGGAGCACCCGACTTTACGCGACCGCTGGTCTCCGACGAGTACTGGGAGGACCGCACGTTCGCCGATCTCGTAGACGGGCGAACGATCCTCGTCTTCACGCCGATGATCGGCTCGTTCGTCGCCAAGTACGTCTGGGACGAACTGGTCGAGCGCGGCTGGGACGACCGCGAGGAACGCATCGTCGGCGTCACGGCCTCGACGCCCTACGGCGTCTCGCGCTTCCTCGACGAAAACGACTTTTCGTTCGAGATCTTCGCCGACCCCGCTAACGACGTGGCCGACGCCTACGGTCTCGCCCACGACCTCGACGGGATGGCGGGTATCAGCGAGCCGCGCCCCGCGTTCGTCGCCGTCGACGCCGACCGAACCGTCGACGCCGTCTGGGTCGCGAGCGAGTGGCCCGAGTTCCCCGACTACGACGAGCTCGAGGAACAGCTCGGGCTCGCGTAA
- a CDS encoding L-threonylcarbamoyladenylate synthase, with protein sequence MSELERAATAIRSGELVVYPTETVYGLGADALDPAAVERVFEAKGRDRSKPVSLAIPSVPAALEYVHASTREREFMATFLPGPVTVLCRRRDVVPDTLTAGRDRVGVRIPDHALALRLCERAGTPITATSANVSGRGSVRRLAELEPAIRETAAVTLDDGEAPGTESTVVDVSSGTIHRRGARADEIERWLETH encoded by the coding sequence ATGAGCGAACTCGAGCGTGCCGCTACCGCGATTCGGAGCGGCGAGCTGGTCGTCTATCCCACGGAAACCGTCTACGGGCTCGGCGCGGATGCGCTCGACCCCGCCGCCGTCGAGCGCGTCTTCGAGGCGAAGGGGCGCGATCGATCCAAGCCCGTCTCGCTGGCGATCCCGTCGGTGCCGGCGGCACTCGAGTACGTTCACGCGAGCACGCGTGAGCGCGAGTTTATGGCAACGTTCCTTCCCGGCCCGGTGACGGTGCTCTGTCGCCGCCGCGACGTCGTCCCCGACACGCTCACGGCAGGGCGCGACCGCGTCGGCGTCAGGATCCCGGATCACGCCCTCGCACTCCGGCTCTGTGAGCGAGCGGGGACCCCGATCACCGCGACGAGCGCGAACGTCAGCGGCCGCGGGAGCGTCCGACGGCTCGCGGAACTCGAGCCGGCGATTCGGGAGACGGCCGCGGTGACCCTCGACGACGGCGAAGCGCCCGGCACCGAGAGCACGGTCGTCGACGTCTCGAGCGGGACGATCCACCGCCGCGGCGCGCGAGCGGACGAGATCGAGCGCTGGCTCGAGACGCACTAG
- a CDS encoding CRISPR-associated protein Cas4, translating into MSRAHVPFSDLRTAAYCPRKCYYQRQRDPDDREPPPEVESIRTLATRYETLLEPDSDLEAEPIAVSPSAYRERLAATKERFAADDRWERLCEPANRNVLATGRHCRGIVHKVLEDPLEPALVSTGQPPENGVWEPQSTHAVAAAKALAWEHERPVERAWLEYPAYGVIRRVRLTTRRKARYRRALRTVRELDGPPARIDDRAKCEACEFAAECGVRTRTLRSLLGF; encoded by the coding sequence GTGTCTCGAGCCCACGTCCCCTTCAGCGACCTGCGGACGGCCGCCTACTGTCCGCGGAAGTGCTACTACCAGCGCCAGCGCGATCCGGACGACCGCGAGCCGCCACCCGAGGTCGAGTCGATTCGGACGCTCGCCACCCGATACGAGACGCTTCTCGAGCCCGACAGCGACCTCGAGGCTGAACCGATCGCCGTCTCCCCGTCGGCGTACCGGGAGCGCCTCGCCGCCACGAAGGAACGGTTCGCCGCGGACGATCGTTGGGAGCGACTCTGTGAGCCCGCTAATCGGAACGTCCTGGCGACCGGACGACACTGTCGCGGGATCGTCCACAAAGTGCTCGAGGATCCGCTCGAGCCAGCGCTCGTCTCGACGGGACAGCCGCCGGAGAACGGCGTCTGGGAACCCCAGTCGACCCACGCCGTCGCGGCCGCGAAGGCACTCGCGTGGGAGCACGAGCGTCCGGTCGAACGCGCGTGGCTCGAGTACCCCGCCTACGGCGTGATCCGCCGCGTTCGGCTCACGACGCGTCGCAAGGCGCGCTACCGTCGGGCGCTTCGGACGGTTCGGGAACTCGACGGGCCGCCGGCCAGAATCGACGATCGGGCGAAGTGCGAGGCCTGCGAGTTCGCCGCGGAGTGCGGCGTCCGGACGCGGACGCTGCGGTCGCTGCTCGGCTTCTAG